CGAAGAGTCCTGAGTTCCGTCGTCGAGCAGTCGAGCTGGCGCGGCTGCGTGAGAAGCCGATCGCTCAGATCGCGAAGGATCTCGGCATTGCCGAGTCCGGTCTGCGTCGCTGGATGAAGCAGGCCGACATCGACGACGGCGTCCAAGACGGCCTGACCTCTGATGAGCGGGCCGAGCTGGTCCAGCTGCGCCGTGACAAGCGGGTGCTCGAGATGGAGATCGAGATCTTGAAGCGGGCCAGTGCCTACTTCGCTCGGGAGAACGTGCTCCCAAAATAGTGTTCCCGGTAGTCCAGGAGCTTGCCGCGGACGGTGTTCCGGTCGCGGTGACCTGCCGGGTGCTGAACGTCTCGACCTCGGGCTACTACGAATGGGCGCGGCGCCGAGCGAGCCGTCGTGACCTCGAGCAGGCCTACCTGATGGCCGCGATCCACGACGTGCACGCCGCCTCCTACGGCACCTACGGCCACCGCCGGGTCCATGCCGAGCTGACCATGGGCCGGCGTCTGGAGGTCAGCCACGGCCGTGTCGAGCGACTGATGCGCTCCACCGGCCTGCAGGGCGTGCACCGACGCAGGCTGCGGGGCTGCACCCGCCGCGATCAGGCCGCGACACCATCGGAGGACCTGGTCG
This sequence is a window from Nocardioides sp. S5. Protein-coding genes within it:
- a CDS encoding transposase; amino-acid sequence: MPAPKSPEFRRRAVELARLREKPIAQIAKDLGIAESGLRRWMKQADIDDGVQDGLTSDERAELVQLRRDKRVLEMEIEILKRASAYFARENVLPK